The Paroedura picta isolate Pp20150507F chromosome 2, Ppicta_v3.0, whole genome shotgun sequence sequence AGTCATTTTTGCctagccactttctccagcagaAGACAGAGATTCAACAATATTCTCAGACTTTCAAGATTCTTAAGAATCATAGAGATGTAAggtaccttcagggtcatctagtccaacccccagtagAAAGCAGGAAATTTACAATTACCTGCACACTCAATTACATGCCCGGATGATGCCCCACAAGCCAGaaaacagaatctctggccattCTGGTGGAAATTAGCTTCCCAAGCCCAAACTGGTGATCAGCATTAcccagggcatgcaagaaagggccacaagagcaaagCACTGAAACAATCTTTTCTGCTTACCAATTTACAATATGCCTACGTTCGCAGAATCCACATTtctgtcatatggctatccagcctccgcttaaaaacttctaaacaagaagaacccaccaccacctgaggaaacctattccactgaggaactgctctaactttcaggaacttcttttgaattagtttcatcacACTGGTTCTGcactgaccctctggggcaacagaaaacaactcctctccatcctatgtgacagcccttcaagtacttgaagatggctatcacatAATATCTtaagtcgtcttctctccaggctaaacagaccaggctccctcaacctttcttcatacgacttggtctccaaaccactcaccatcttcatagtccTCCTcaggacacactccagtttgtctacatcctttttcaattgtggtgcccaaaactgaacacagtactctaagtgaagtctaaccagagcagagtaaagtattACCATCATCTTGCGCAatatggacactatacttcttttgatacagccccaaatccctgtTGCTTTTTTAGCCAATGAATCACACGGCTGACCCATATTCAGTTTATGtgtactaagacccctagatcctttcaACATATACTGTcaccaagacaggtctcccccctcctataatgatgtatttgatttttcctacctcaatgcagaactttacatttttcactattgaaattaattttagctcagttttccagcctgtcaagatcatcctgtattctgtcttCCTGCTGCATTTGCTACCTTTCCCAGTTTAGCATCatgtgcaaatttaataagcacctctTGCAATGAAACTTGCACTTCAATGATGATGGGAAAATACCTATTTAAAACAACAGAGACACCAACCAGCAGCACCTCCATCTCATCTGGAATCAGCTTCAGATTTCTCTATAGATATTTAGGTGGAAGAAAGCTctactgaattcaacaggacttacTTCATGGTAAACAAGCATAGGAATTCTACTGGTTTTAAAAAGTTCCTACAACACTAAAGATTACAAGCAGTGAACAGCATAAGGCAAATAATAAGgtgaaaattaaaataatttaaggaGTCCAACTCAAAACATTAAGTAAAGCCAATAAGACTTAATTTCATACAATAATCGCTTGGGACAGAGATAAAAGCATTGTATAAACGATCATCAAAATTCGTATTACTGGTTTAAGCTTTTCCATTTTCCCATTTTGGGACTACAATAATATATTGTGCCAGTACACTGACCACAAGGACGTAGCAACCACAGCGAACTTGAGACAGGGCAACCCGGCCCTACAAGCTGGAGTAGAAGGGATAAGCGGACGAGCTGTCTCACCTGCGACACAAGCCCCGAAGACAGGCACTGAGACAGCATCAATCCAGCCACCGTGGGCTGCACGGGATCCCAAGGATTGGACGAAGCCATGACAGGAATACTTTTCCGCATCTGAATGTGGCGCCGACCTGACCAGTCTTGCGCACGGCTAAGCAAGAAGCCCCGCCCCTTCTTTCCGGGCTGCTCGCAGCGCCATCACGAGTGTGGCGAAGCGCTATAGCCATATTAGGGGCTGTGTCGAAAAAGAAAGGCGGGCTTCGCTCGAGGCAGCCATGCTGGGTGTGGCAGACGATTCAGCCGCTTTGTTCCAAATGGCGGCCCCGGGAAATGAAGTCAGGCTCTATCCGCCCGCAGCGCTGACGGTGGCGGAAGCCTATCCGGTAAACTGCCTAACAGACTCCCTCCCTTTAAGCTCTTATTCGGGGGCAGGGCTCGCTATAATTAATCGTGTCAGCTGATCCTGACTGTATCCAGGTCACGCGTTTCAGAGTCGAAAGAATACAGCTGCCGCTTCTCGCCCCGAGTGTTGCGTGTTGCTAGGATGCAAGGTGGCGGCTGTGGTTGCAGGTAAATGGGGGCCAGTGctggcttacttctgagtaagcttCAGGGCTCTGCTTCTTCCATTGCTAGATATGGTTGCCCTTTGCGCCCTATTCTGTCCAGAAAAGCCCGCGGGCGACTGTGCTTTGGGCGTCTCTGTTAACTTGGGAAGGAGTTGCAGTTGGTTACTTTTTTCAGCCCAAAGGGGCTTATTCGCAGATAAGTGTGCGTTGCGTAGTCCCGTGTCTGTTCCGCCCGATACTTCGCATCTGGATTCCGGAGGAAGCTCCGTTGGAGGCTGTAGCGCGACTTGAACGGGGACAGGTTTGGGCTTTCCTTTAGTTACCGCTATTTAAACAGCATCTTTCGTCTGGTCCTGCCACATGGCGCAGCTTTTCCTCCTGCGTTAGCAAAAGGCACGGGGGGGGATCCTTTCGGGTGTTGTAGGTAAACTACTCGATGGGGTTCACCACCTTTCAGGAAAACGCAGCCTTTCATCTTGTCCTCTTTGggtcaggattcctccccctcccgcgTCTCTTCGTAAACACCGTTTGAGGGGAAAAGGAAGCAGCTTCAAATGCAAGTAGAGCCCAGTTTGAAGATACCAACTCATGGTAACTTCATtgggtttaggattgcactgcagatGCTACTCTTCAGAAGTGACTGGGTTTGGTGTATGACTCTGATAGATGTTAGAGGGAGAGAAATAATGTTCTGAAATCAAATATCACATGAGTTTCTTTAGCTAGGAAGGGTAAGTTGAATGGATGGCATGACCTTTCCATAGTCAGAATTTATTTGTTTGCCTTGAAGGTAGTTCTATGAAGGTAAGGTGAGGGGtgagtatttattattatatttatatatgagcctcttgtggtgcagagtggtaaggcagccatctgaaaactttgcccatgaggttgggagttcaatcccagcagccggctcaaggttgactcagccttccatccttccgaggttggtaaaatgagtacccagcttgctgggggggggggtaaacggtaatgactggggaaggcactggcaaaccaccccgtattgagtctgccatgaaaacgctagagagcatcaccccaagggtcagacatgactcggtgcttgcacagaggatacctttacctttatatttatataccgccctccctgagggctcagggcggtttacagaaaacaggaaaagatacggATAACAGATATGTAACTTAAACTAATACCCCTGCTTGGATCATTTCCTTCTCTTAAGGCAGTGGTTGTGTTCACTTACCTGCCCATTCCTCAATTCACTTTTATGAACTGGACTGTCTTATACATGAAGATCAAAGTTACATCAATGAAAAAATGTCTACTTGAAGCTGCTCTTTTAGTTCAGTTGATGTGGATGATTGCTGGACATCAGCTGAATTCTCTTGTTACTTGCAATGCTGTACATCTTATGCCAAACAGAGAAAGGAGGGGCCATAAGATACATGTCTGCATTTTTAGTTTGTTTCTGCCTATGAAATTGTATAGGTTCACCCCTCAAATACTCACACGACCCCAAGAAGTCACCGTGAATGTGATGTTTATGTACAACTGTTGAGGCAGATAGTTTTATGGTTTTCATTGCTGAACTCTGattcaaatgcagaaatgcagaaGGTATGTtagtgtagtggtccccaacctttttatcaccggggaccggtcaacgcttgacaattttactgaggctcgggggggggggagtcttttgccgagggacgtcgccgctgccgcctgggcccctgctccacttgctttcctgccggtgcccctgacttcctgccatccgctggggggcgctgccagcagcagctgcgcagtgccacactgcaggggagcaccagccattgtggctgctggagagcaccaaaggtgagccggcagcagagtggcagggcagcccctgagacagcagccagggaggaggacgaggaggagctgaggcccagtactgactggtctacggaccggtactggtctccggaccaggggttggggaccactgttttagtgtATCAAAGTCAACACAACATTGGTGAAAGCAATGGAAAGTGATGTCATGCATATTAATTTTCTGTAATTTGCAACATGctaatggactttgaggaatggtagaggacaggaaggcctggaggctcattgtccatggggttgcgatgggttggacacgactttgcacctaacaataacaaagcTCCTAGGATAGGTGACCCCAAAATAAATGGAAGCCACAGCTTTAAACAGTTTAAAGGGGTTTTAATGGATGGAGTTGATGGGCAGCTTGTACTGACGTGACCGAGCTACCTGATCTTTTTTGTACCAGAAATCTTCTTAGGCTGAGAGCCTCAGCATGCTCAAATACAAATTGGTTTTAGATTAGCAGTTTGCCTTGCACTTTAGCTTTTATGTTGCATAATTTTCACTAgcagaaatgcatttttaaacgCATCCTTAATATGGTAAAGCTCATAAATAATGCTCATTCATGGACACTATGCTAAAATGAACAGTACATAAAAGCACTTAGCTGGGTAGGTATATTGGCAGGAAATTCTATTAGATAATTCCTTGCTTACTACACTTTTTCTAACCGTTCATATGAGAAGCTCATGGTGGGAGTACATTTTTCTGCCTACTAGCCTCAGAACAACTGCTACAGGTAGGTTAGCCCATGTGTGAGAGGGAGGAGCCCAAGAAGAGAAtaagatttgaactctggtgtccTGTGAAGTCTGACACTCTGACCAATATATCACATTGAAAATATTTGTTTACATACTTTCTAAACTTTTAACTTTTTATCAGAAAATGAATTCCTGTGACCTAATGCAGAGTGAATGAAAGTTCCTTAGCTGCAGTTGTTCCACGACGACCATTTTGTCAGTTTCTGACTCAAGAACAGGAAGATGGGGAACAGTGCCTTAAAAGCCCATTTGGAGACTGCCCAGAAGACAGGGGTATTCCAACTAACGGGAAAAGGCCTTTCAGAGGTAAACATGTTTCGAGAACTACAGGtgctaaaaataattatttatcttGTAGCGTATTATGCCTCAAACAACTACTTAGCTGAGGAAGCATGACTGAGAATTGGATCAAAAAAAGTGCCAGCAGAAAGGTTTGCTGGCGTAAATATATGTTGCCTCTCTGTTCCACCATCAGCCCCCCTATTAGAACTCTGAAAAGGTGAAATCTTGAAACATGTGTTTACAAAAAGCATGAATGGCCTGGGGCTTGCAGTGAGAAGGGAGAGCTGGGTGAAATTTTCCCTACTTTGCTCTCGCACCAGCAGTGCCCCTTGCATTACTGGAAGTATGGTGGTCTCAGAGGtgttggaaggggagggcaggaaatCTCCTTGAAATGCACTTAATTGGCTCCAGCACTGAGGGATTACAGGTACAGAAATATCAGTACATTGGAATTTCAATTAACAACCTACACCTGATACTGTTGATACATGCTTGAAAGTAAATCTGTATTGAAATGTTTTGTGAGTAAATGATCATAGGATTACAGCCTGAAATAGTTGCTTCTGAAATCAGGCAGTTTACTCTTAGCCTTAAAAATATAAACTAATATGCTGCTGTGTTTGATTTCACCAACAGTAGTAGACATGTAATCTTCAGGTAAGGAATTATATGGACTGATAATGCATAATGTATTTACTTTTATACTCTATTCTTCCCCATTGTGGAAGGGACCCAAAATGGTTTACATCATTATCCTCTTCAATTTACCCTTACAATGTTCTTGTAAAGTAGGTTAATCTGtgtatgtgtgactggcccaatgtcacccagcaagcttccataagaTAATAGGCATTTGAATTTGAGTCTTCCATACCCTAGGCTAGCACTCAAATCACTGCATGAAAGTGATTCCTTACTAACTTTCTGTTCCTCATGACTCAGATTAACTATTCCCCAAAGCACCTGCTAGTTGAGCAAAACATTTATTGCTTTTGCTCCTTGcacattaataataattaataataataataataccgccctccctggaggctaatTTTGCAAGGTCCTTTCACAACCTTGTCAATAAATCTATGAAAGTTATTGGTTCTGAAATCTTTATTAATATACTTGCATATACTTATTTAATTGTAATCTACTTGGAATGTTCATGTAATATCTTAATTGATTTTTCAGTTTCCTGAAGATTTGCAGAAGTTGGCAAGCAATCTCAGAACAATAGACTTGTCGAACAATAAGATCGAGACTTTGCCTGCATTCGTGGGAAAATTTTCTGTACTAAAAAGCCTTGCTCTCAACCACAACAAACTAAGTATGACTTTTACAGAGAATCTTATcagatatataaaatataaatgaattgcAAGAAGTTTGATTTCATCATTTTCTTGTCCAGTGTAAAGTAAGATAAGTGAATATATTGATACAAAAACTCATGACATTTCACAATCAGTGGAAAGAATAGGCTGCTTCAGAGCTGCAATAGAATTTTGCTGGAGTAACTGATCTTGTTTTATCTAAGAATTACTGATCTTATGAAATAGGCATTTTATTAATTTGAATAATATCCATTAATCAGCAGATGTCTAGCTACAATTTCAAGGGGGAAATGTAACATGCAGACAAATTGTATTTTTCCATTACACATTTTCATCTATTTCAAAACAACGCAAAAAATATtatccagtctaaacccattgaaataTGGGCTTTGATTTGAGgaactgcataggattgcattgcaagTCCTTTCAAGATGGGTATATTATTCCACAGAGTCTTGATTGTTCCTTCATCTGACAACTTATTTCTGTATCTAACTTACTCCTAGCTGCCCTGCCTGAAGAGCTGTGTAAGCTGAAAAAACTTGAGGCTTTGCATCTAAATAGCAACCATCTGACACAGCTACCTGCTGCCTTTGGACAGCTCTCAGCACTGAAGACTCTGAGCCTTTCAGGAAATAAGCTTCGAACTTTACCTCCCCAGCTCTGTAGCCTTCGTCACTTAGATGTGGTGGATCTCTCCCGAAATCAGATCCAGAGTGTACCAGACACAGTGGGAGACCTGCAGGCCATTGAACTGAATTTAAATCAGAATCAGGTTTGAGAACTGGTTTTATAGATGTACACTATTAAGATTGAGTTGTCTCTTCAtattttagatcagtggtccccaacccccggtccgcggcccggtgccggtccgcaaaggcctcggtgctgggccgcggctccctcttcccgcccccccccacagcgagaagctcgccaggctgcgagcaaatcggccgccgaagcagccgatcagtttgcggcccggcaagcttcttgctttgggacgGGGcggaaagagaagcttgccaagccgcaagctaattggccgcttcggtggccgatttccttgcggcctggagaggcagggagagggagccgcggccactggcatgccggcggcgcaaacgcgcacgtgcagactTGCCGAgcgtgtgcgtttgcgtccgggggcgcaaacacgcacgcacggcaagtccgcacatgcgccggggctgccgcgcatgcgcggggccccgggtcgccctctccccgcaccgcggcgcagcggtccgcagcctaagaaaggttgcgTTCCACTGTTTTAGATGCTACAGGGATGGGTATTACACTTAAAAAAGCAATCCTAAACTTCTATTCAATGAGTATTACTCCCAAGGAAGCATTTTTGGGATTGTACCATTAATACAGCAAACACACACCAATaaggttttattgcttttttttgCTTTAGTGGATAACATGTAAATTGTTCTCTGCTTTGTAAAACAAGTTCCCATTTGTTGAGAACATGGATGTTCATGCATCCTTTTCCGTTAGTATTTTATTCCTATTATAATATTAAATTTATGGCTGCTTGGCATAAGAAGACTCCAAAGCTAACTCCAGAGAGATTGTTGCTTAGCATTATGAGATGGATATGAACTTTGTGTGAACTAAAATGGCAGTTGCAGTACCAGAATTTTATATAGAAATAGTCTTACATGGAAGACATAATCACTCTA is a genomic window containing:
- the LRRC57 gene encoding leucine-rich repeat-containing protein 57, which produces MGNSALKAHLETAQKTGVFQLTGKGLSEFPEDLQKLASNLRTIDLSNNKIETLPAFVGKFSVLKSLALNHNKLTALPEELCKLKKLEALHLNSNHLTQLPAAFGQLSALKTLSLSGNKLRTLPPQLCSLRHLDVVDLSRNQIQSVPDTVGDLQAIELNLNQNQISQISSEISHCPRLKVLRLEENCLELSMLPQSILSDSQISLLAVEGNLFEIKKLRELDGYDQYMERFTATKKKFA